In a single window of the Delftia tsuruhatensis genome:
- a CDS encoding 2'-5' RNA ligase family protein has product MPLLPHFLQSHAIASVAAGASEAQDGGADDWRGWHRGRKRYAVWVLEVDAQAAVRQACAQARAQLADALVPRYRRQWHVTVATAGFLDGDAALPDAYGVLQLARDLHALQAMPAAALQLEFGGWGSFEMAPYLMVRDTDTAGATLAGLHGALVPAGRELALTEPLRPYVPHVTLGAWSGAWPRARVQQWIGGLPGLEPWQAALDEIALVSYAAGEPHGPLACHARYDLRSRRLRWLQRPDRWCAGL; this is encoded by the coding sequence GTGCCGCTGCTGCCCCATTTCCTGCAATCGCATGCCATCGCCAGCGTTGCCGCGGGCGCATCCGAAGCGCAGGACGGTGGCGCCGATGACTGGCGCGGCTGGCATCGCGGCCGCAAGCGTTATGCGGTCTGGGTGCTGGAGGTCGATGCGCAGGCTGCCGTGCGGCAGGCCTGCGCACAAGCGCGCGCCCAGCTGGCCGATGCCCTGGTGCCGCGCTACCGGCGGCAGTGGCATGTGACCGTTGCCACGGCGGGCTTCCTCGACGGCGATGCGGCCTTGCCCGATGCCTATGGAGTGTTGCAACTGGCGCGGGATCTGCACGCGCTGCAAGCCATGCCGGCCGCCGCGCTGCAACTGGAGTTCGGTGGCTGGGGCAGTTTCGAGATGGCGCCCTACCTGATGGTCCGCGACACGGACACTGCGGGCGCCACGTTGGCGGGGCTGCATGGCGCACTGGTGCCGGCCGGGCGGGAACTGGCGCTGACCGAGCCGCTGCGCCCCTATGTGCCCCATGTGACACTGGGTGCATGGAGCGGCGCCTGGCCGCGTGCCCGGGTGCAGCAATGGATCGGCGGCCTGCCGGGACTGGAGCCCTGGCAGGCCGCGCTGGACGAGATCGCGCTCGTCAGCTATGCGGCCGGCGAGCCGCACGGCCCGCTGGCCTGCCATGCGCGCTACGACCTCAGGAGCCGCCGGCTGCGCTGGCTGCAGCGGCCGGACAGATGGTGCGCCGGCCTCTGA
- a CDS encoding serine/threonine protein kinase: protein MSATPHDPDLDASPQARHAYARLTPDVVLDALAAVGLWGDGRLTALASYENRVYQAVLEDGQRVVLKFYRPRRWSREQILEEHAFSAELHTAEVPAVAPLVLGGATLHSHAGFDFSVSPWRGGRPPELDDFEVLEWIGRFLARIHTVGAARPFAHRPALDLAGFGQDSMQWLLSQQMIPLEVESAWKAACQRALDLMAPAADGLSATGHFGLQAARTLRLHGDCHPGNVLWTPLDDEGRGGPHFVDLDDARTGPAVQDLWMLLSGDRAQRTRQLGALLDGYEQFRAFDRRELALIEPLRTLRLIHYSAWLARRQDDPIFAINFPWFGTPDYWRGQVDMLNEQIEAMQEEPLYA, encoded by the coding sequence ATGTCCGCCACACCGCACGATCCCGATCTCGACGCCTCGCCGCAGGCCCGCCACGCCTATGCCCGGCTCACGCCCGACGTGGTGCTCGACGCCCTGGCCGCCGTGGGCCTGTGGGGCGACGGCCGGCTCACGGCCCTGGCCTCCTACGAGAACCGCGTCTACCAGGCCGTGCTCGAAGACGGCCAGCGCGTGGTGCTCAAGTTCTATCGCCCGCGCCGCTGGAGCCGCGAGCAAATCCTCGAAGAGCACGCGTTCAGCGCCGAACTGCACACGGCCGAGGTGCCCGCCGTGGCGCCACTGGTGCTGGGGGGCGCCACCCTGCACAGCCATGCGGGTTTCGACTTCTCGGTCAGCCCCTGGCGCGGTGGGCGGCCGCCCGAACTCGATGATTTCGAGGTACTGGAGTGGATCGGGCGGTTTCTGGCGCGCATCCATACCGTGGGCGCGGCACGGCCCTTCGCGCACCGCCCGGCGCTGGACCTGGCCGGCTTCGGCCAGGATTCGATGCAGTGGCTGCTGTCACAGCAGATGATTCCGCTGGAGGTGGAATCCGCCTGGAAGGCGGCCTGCCAGCGCGCGCTGGATCTGATGGCACCCGCCGCCGACGGCCTGAGTGCGACGGGCCATTTCGGCCTGCAGGCAGCGCGCACGCTGCGCCTGCATGGCGACTGCCATCCCGGCAACGTGCTGTGGACGCCGCTGGACGACGAAGGCCGTGGCGGGCCGCACTTCGTGGACCTGGATGACGCGCGCACCGGCCCGGCCGTGCAGGACCTGTGGATGCTGCTGTCTGGTGACCGCGCCCAGCGCACCCGCCAGCTGGGCGCCCTGCTGGACGGCTATGAGCAGTTCCGCGCCTTCGACCGGCGCGAGCTGGCCCTGATCGAGCCGCTGCGCACCTTGCGCCTGATCCACTACAGCGCCTGGCTGGCACGGCGCCAGGATGACCCCATCTTCGCCATCAACTTCCCGTGGTTCGGAACCCCCGACTACTGGCGCGGCCAGGTGGACATGCTCAACGAGCAGATCGAGGCCATGCAGGAAGAGCCGCTGTACGCTTGA
- a CDS encoding diguanylate cyclase: MPYSAFPPSLPNPLQPLPAAQKVLVVDDVPDNAAVIGHVIKDLCDLLVAHTGEEALALARQHQPDLILLDIRMPQMDGFEVCRRLKTDLETAHIPVIFLTALTEPHCEELGLNLGAVDFVTKPFRSPVLKARVRTHLQIAQQRQMLQLLSHSDGLTGVANRRFFGAQLAREFLRLQRLGEPLSLVMIDVDHFKAYNDHYGHLVGDDCLGQLAHAIQGALHRPGDLLARYGGEEFVCLLPHTALDGAVLVAQGIVDALRALDLPHAASPLGAALTVSMGIASIVPSPSNSAQQLLADADRRLYLAKGAGRDRIAWSD, from the coding sequence ATGCCCTACTCCGCCTTTCCACCGTCACTGCCCAACCCGCTACAGCCCTTGCCTGCCGCGCAGAAGGTGCTGGTGGTCGACGACGTTCCGGACAATGCCGCCGTCATCGGCCATGTGATCAAGGATTTGTGCGACCTGCTCGTGGCGCACACCGGCGAGGAGGCACTGGCCCTGGCCCGCCAGCACCAGCCCGACCTGATCCTGCTGGACATCCGCATGCCGCAGATGGATGGCTTCGAGGTCTGCCGGCGTCTGAAGACGGACCTGGAGACCGCGCACATCCCCGTCATTTTCCTCACCGCGCTGACCGAGCCCCATTGCGAGGAGCTGGGCCTGAACCTGGGTGCGGTGGACTTCGTGACCAAGCCTTTTCGCTCGCCCGTGCTGAAGGCGCGCGTGCGCACCCATCTGCAGATCGCGCAGCAACGCCAGATGCTGCAGCTGCTGTCGCACAGCGACGGGCTCACGGGAGTGGCCAACCGCCGCTTCTTCGGCGCCCAGCTGGCGCGCGAGTTCCTGCGCCTGCAGCGGCTGGGCGAGCCCCTGTCCCTGGTCATGATCGATGTGGACCATTTCAAGGCCTACAACGACCACTACGGCCATCTGGTCGGCGATGACTGCCTGGGCCAGCTGGCCCATGCCATCCAGGGCGCGCTGCACCGCCCAGGCGACCTGCTGGCACGCTATGGCGGGGAAGAGTTCGTCTGCCTGCTGCCGCATACCGCGCTGGACGGAGCGGTGCTGGTGGCCCAGGGCATCGTCGATGCACTCAGGGCGCTGGACCTGCCCCATGCAGCCTCGCCGCTGGGCGCGGCGCTGACCGTGAGCATGGGCATCGCGAGCATCGTGCCCTCGCCCTCCAACAGCGCCCAGCAATTGTTGGCCGACGCCGACCGCCGCCTGTATCTGGCCAAGGGAGCCGGGCGGGACCGCATCGCCTGGTCGGATTGA
- a CDS encoding MFS transporter, giving the protein MCVGVMGTALASPLYPLYQQAWGLLPSHITQIFVAYMFGALASLLFLGRLTDRFGFVAVLRAGLILMTLGVLVSAMAWNVPSFALGRVVIGVASGLITTSASVGMTRLNNRGDLQRAAATTSLTIAFGFGLGPVVGGLIAQWLPRPLVSAYIPSLGLGLLAIYALYQVRIPGPADQRPEQAPALNWRDFMPTITLPERRFARHYALGGMCAFCAFGMFSLFASLAPSFMQRMVPWHGPAVSGLSIGVILFLSAGFQYLARPRPTKGSAILGFACLVACNLLLLVNNFVGSALLFALSVITTAAGHGLCNLAGMSIVNKVSTPANRTGLLSTYLVVGYVGTIVPILGLGWLSDHIGLTEALVAYCIVMGALAAWLGWMCTRTPTLPMPRH; this is encoded by the coding sequence ATGTGCGTGGGCGTCATGGGCACGGCCCTGGCCAGCCCGCTGTATCCCCTCTACCAGCAGGCCTGGGGGTTGCTGCCCAGCCACATCACGCAGATCTTCGTCGCCTACATGTTCGGCGCCCTGGCCAGCCTGCTGTTCCTGGGCCGGTTGACGGACCGCTTCGGCTTCGTCGCCGTGCTGCGCGCGGGCCTGATCCTGATGACGCTGGGCGTTCTGGTCTCGGCCATGGCCTGGAACGTGCCCAGCTTCGCGCTGGGCCGCGTGGTCATCGGCGTGGCCTCGGGGCTGATCACGACCTCGGCCTCGGTGGGCATGACGCGGCTCAACAACCGGGGCGACCTGCAGCGCGCCGCGGCCACGACCAGCCTGACCATCGCCTTCGGCTTCGGCCTGGGCCCCGTGGTCGGCGGGCTGATCGCCCAGTGGCTGCCCCGGCCGCTGGTCTCGGCCTACATCCCCTCGCTGGGCCTGGGCCTGCTGGCCATCTACGCCCTGTACCAGGTGCGCATCCCCGGGCCGGCCGACCAGCGACCGGAGCAGGCACCCGCGCTGAACTGGCGCGACTTCATGCCCACCATCACGCTGCCCGAGCGGCGCTTCGCGCGGCACTACGCCCTGGGCGGCATGTGTGCGTTCTGCGCCTTCGGCATGTTCAGCCTGTTCGCCTCGCTGGCGCCCAGCTTCATGCAGCGCATGGTGCCCTGGCACGGTCCGGCCGTGTCCGGCCTGTCCATCGGCGTGATCCTGTTCCTTTCGGCAGGCTTCCAGTACCTGGCACGCCCGCGCCCGACCAAGGGTTCGGCCATCCTGGGCTTCGCCTGCCTGGTGGCCTGCAATCTGCTGCTGCTGGTCAACAATTTCGTCGGCTCGGCCCTGCTGTTCGCCCTGAGCGTCATCACCACGGCGGCGGGCCACGGCCTGTGCAATCTGGCCGGCATGTCCATCGTCAACAAGGTCTCGACGCCGGCCAACCGCACGGGCCTGCTGTCCACCTATCTGGTGGTGGGCTATGTAGGCACCATCGTGCCCATCCTGGGCCTGGGCTGGCTGTCCGACCATATCGGCCTCACCGAGGCCCTGGTCGCCTACTGCATCGTCATGGGCGCGCTGGCCGCCTGGCTGGGCTGGATGTGCACGCGCACGCCCACCCTGCCCATGCCCAGACACTGA
- the soxR gene encoding redox-sensitive transcriptional activator SoxR, translating into MPPSFPAPAILFEPEAPAILSVGEVARRSGITVSALHFYERQGLIESLRTAGNQRRYARSVLRRVAVIKVAQRMGLPLADIAQALQSLPSGRTPTQADWSALSARWRQALDARIEGLTQLRDQLDGCIGCGCLSLKVCPLRNDGDCLAEGGPGPHFR; encoded by the coding sequence ATGCCTCCGTCCTTTCCCGCACCTGCCATCCTTTTCGAGCCTGAAGCGCCAGCCATTCTTTCCGTTGGCGAAGTCGCCAGGCGCAGCGGCATCACCGTCTCGGCCCTGCACTTCTATGAGCGTCAGGGCCTGATCGAGAGCCTGCGCACCGCCGGCAACCAGCGCCGCTACGCGCGGTCCGTGCTGCGGCGCGTGGCCGTCATCAAGGTGGCCCAGCGCATGGGCCTGCCGCTGGCCGATATCGCTCAGGCATTGCAGAGCCTGCCCAGCGGACGCACGCCGACGCAGGCCGACTGGTCCGCACTGTCGGCACGCTGGCGCCAGGCGCTGGATGCGCGCATCGAAGGCCTCACCCAGCTGCGCGACCAGCTCGACGGTTGCATAGGCTGCGGCTGCCTGTCCCTGAAGGTCTGCCCTCTGCGCAACGATGGCGACTGCCTGGCCGAAGGCGGCCCCGGTCCGCACTTTCGCTGA
- a CDS encoding RidA family protein, which translates to MQHDALQTPPTLHHLQPDGLYDASPNGYTHVVAVEGPAQWVFVSGQGGENQAGDLPPEFAAQAVQALSNLKLALQATGADMDRVVKLTLLIVDHSEQRFNDWQAAVRRHWSAGGPGQEGLPRFPACTLIPVPRLALPGMLIEVDAVAALPVTDRPARAPLWV; encoded by the coding sequence ATGCAACACGACGCGCTCCAGACGCCCCCCACGCTCCACCATCTCCAGCCCGATGGTCTCTACGATGCCTCCCCCAACGGCTACACGCACGTGGTCGCCGTCGAGGGACCGGCACAATGGGTGTTCGTCTCCGGTCAGGGCGGTGAGAACCAGGCGGGTGATCTGCCCCCGGAATTCGCGGCCCAGGCCGTGCAGGCCCTGTCCAATCTGAAGCTCGCATTGCAGGCCACGGGCGCGGACATGGACCGGGTGGTCAAGCTGACGCTGCTCATCGTCGACCATTCGGAACAGCGCTTCAACGACTGGCAGGCCGCCGTACGGCGGCACTGGAGCGCAGGCGGGCCCGGTCAGGAAGGCCTGCCACGTTTTCCGGCCTGCACCCTGATCCCCGTGCCCAGGCTGGCGTTGCCAGGCATGCTGATCGAGGTGGATGCCGTGGCCGCGCTGCCGGTCACGGACCGGCCCGCGCGGGCACCGTTGTGGGTCTGA
- a CDS encoding MFS transporter — protein MHSSPPALSATSTPVLPHSTLLLMATACGLCAGANYFNQPLLHSIAVDLGISEARASLTVTMAQVSYALGLLLLVPLGDMLERRRLVLCLMLLAALGMLASGMAHSFGLLAAGTLMTGLFSVAAQVLVPMAASFAAPGASGRAVGLVMSGLLIGILAARSVAGVLSDLGGWNAVYWAGAIATAGTALALRRVLPEARPSQRIGYGQVMRSLLTLLREQPRLRSRALIGGLGFATVSVLFSTMALLLAGPAYGLGDAQIGLIGLVGVAGALMANMAGRLADRGLEQRTTLAGGLLMLAGWGALWLGGTSLWWFLAGLLIVDAALQALHISNQNVIYALAPAARSRINAVYMTGYFIGASLGSAVGSYVWLHWGWSGASLAGLALSLATLAVVARDRTLARRAP, from the coding sequence ATGCACAGCTCTCCCCCTGCCCTGTCCGCCACCTCGACCCCCGTGCTGCCACACAGCACCCTGCTGCTCATGGCCACGGCCTGCGGCCTGTGCGCGGGCGCCAACTATTTCAACCAGCCGCTGCTGCACTCCATCGCCGTGGATCTGGGCATCAGCGAGGCGCGTGCCTCGCTGACGGTGACCATGGCTCAGGTCTCCTATGCACTGGGCCTGCTGCTGCTCGTGCCGCTGGGGGACATGCTGGAGCGCCGCCGCCTGGTGCTGTGCCTGATGCTGCTGGCGGCCCTCGGCATGCTGGCCAGCGGCATGGCGCACAGCTTCGGGCTGCTGGCGGCCGGCACGCTGATGACGGGCCTGTTCTCGGTCGCGGCCCAGGTGCTGGTGCCCATGGCGGCCAGCTTCGCGGCGCCCGGCGCCAGCGGGCGCGCCGTGGGCCTGGTCATGAGCGGCCTGCTGATCGGCATCCTGGCCGCGCGCAGCGTGGCCGGCGTCCTGTCCGACCTGGGCGGATGGAACGCCGTCTACTGGGCGGGCGCCATCGCCACGGCGGGCACGGCCCTGGCGCTGCGGCGCGTGCTGCCCGAGGCACGGCCATCCCAGCGCATCGGCTACGGTCAGGTGATGCGCTCGCTGCTGACCTTGCTGCGCGAGCAGCCGCGCCTGCGCAGCCGCGCCCTGATCGGCGGACTGGGCTTTGCCACCGTCAGCGTGCTGTTCTCCACCATGGCGCTGCTGCTGGCAGGGCCGGCCTATGGCCTGGGCGATGCACAGATCGGACTGATCGGCCTGGTCGGCGTGGCGGGCGCCCTCATGGCCAACATGGCGGGCCGCCTGGCAGACAGGGGCCTGGAGCAGCGTACGACGCTGGCCGGCGGCCTGCTGATGCTGGCGGGCTGGGGGGCCCTGTGGCTGGGCGGCACCAGTCTGTGGTGGTTCCTGGCGGGCCTGCTCATCGTCGATGCCGCGCTGCAGGCCCTGCACATCAGCAACCAGAACGTGATCTACGCACTGGCGCCTGCGGCACGCTCGCGCATCAACGCGGTCTACATGACGGGCTACTTCATCGGCGCCTCGCTGGGTTCGGCCGTGGGCTCCTACGTCTGGCTGCACTGGGGCTGGTCGGGCGCCAGCCTCGCGGGCCTGGCGCTGAGCCTGGCCACGCTGGCCGTGGTCGCCCGGGACCGGACGCTGGCCCGCCGCGCCCCATAG
- a CDS encoding urease accessory protein UreD — translation MPAIPQTTAASAACAGWQALLDLRFERRAAQGTVLAQARHSGPLRVQKPLHPEGPGICHAVLLHPPGGIAGGDQLRIDVCVAPGAHALLTTPGATRWYKSQGRPAAQRVRLRVEEGATLEWLPQDNMLFAGADATMALELELAPGARAIGWDAVVLGRYGAGEQWQGHGAAARLRLDNRLCHGGLPLWLEQGELRSTDTLLDSPVAWAGFPIQASLWAAAPDPGGALAGLNEQLATTLPWSDEVRAGASLLAGQGGAPSVLLLRVLARRMQAARAVLHEGWRLLRPALLNQEARPPRLWAT, via the coding sequence ATGCCCGCCATCCCCCAGACAACCGCTGCTTCTGCCGCCTGTGCCGGCTGGCAGGCCCTGCTGGACCTGCGCTTCGAGCGGCGCGCGGCCCAGGGCACGGTGCTGGCGCAGGCACGCCACAGCGGCCCCCTGCGTGTTCAGAAACCGCTGCATCCCGAAGGGCCCGGCATCTGCCACGCGGTATTGCTGCATCCGCCGGGCGGCATCGCCGGGGGCGACCAGTTGAGGATCGATGTCTGCGTGGCGCCCGGCGCCCACGCCCTGCTGACAACACCCGGAGCCACGCGCTGGTACAAGTCCCAGGGCCGGCCGGCCGCGCAACGCGTGCGGCTGCGCGTGGAGGAAGGCGCCACGCTGGAATGGCTGCCCCAGGACAACATGCTGTTCGCGGGCGCCGACGCCACCATGGCGCTGGAGCTGGAGCTGGCACCTGGCGCGCGCGCCATCGGCTGGGATGCCGTGGTGCTGGGCCGCTACGGCGCAGGCGAGCAATGGCAGGGCCACGGCGCAGCGGCGCGCCTGCGCCTGGACAACCGCCTGTGCCATGGCGGCCTGCCCCTGTGGCTGGAGCAGGGCGAACTGCGCTCCACCGACACGCTGCTGGACAGCCCCGTGGCCTGGGCCGGCTTTCCGATCCAGGCCAGCCTCTGGGCGGCAGCGCCGGACCCAGGCGGTGCGCTGGCGGGCCTGAATGAACAACTGGCCACCACCCTGCCCTGGAGCGACGAGGTGCGCGCCGGCGCCAGCCTGCTGGCCGGCCAGGGCGGTGCTCCGTCCGTGCTGCTGCTGCGCGTGCTGGCGCGGCGCATGCAGGCCGCGCGCGCCGTGCTGCATGAAGGCTGGCGCCTGCTGCGCCCGGCCCTGCTGAACCAAGAAGCCCGCCCTCCCCGCCTGTGGGCCACCTGA
- a CDS encoding urease subunit gamma, with the protein MELTPREKDKLLLFTAALVAERRKARGLKLNYPEAVALISAAVLEWARDGRTVAELMHLGTTVLTRADVMEGIPEMIPDIQVEATFPDGTKLVTVHHPIV; encoded by the coding sequence ATGGAACTCACGCCCCGTGAAAAAGACAAGCTGCTGCTGTTCACCGCCGCCCTGGTGGCCGAGCGGCGCAAGGCGCGCGGCCTGAAGCTCAACTACCCCGAGGCCGTGGCGCTGATCAGCGCCGCCGTGCTGGAGTGGGCGCGCGACGGCAGGACCGTGGCCGAGCTCATGCACCTGGGCACCACGGTGCTGACGCGCGCCGATGTGATGGAGGGCATTCCAGAAATGATCCCGGACATCCAGGTCGAAGCCACTTTCCCGGACGGCACCAAGCTCGTGACCGTCCACCATCCGATCGTTTGA
- a CDS encoding HupE/UreJ family protein, whose protein sequence is MFHPRLLLAPALLAAATAASAHTGAGVHLHAGDGAMQALMAGLSHPIAGLDHLLAMVALGLWCGLMLKRQWLPPVAFAACMALGLALTQTPLALPAVEPMVAASLLAFGLLLVAQRRLPVALAMVLAGAFALFHGFAHGEVFPHALAPAVFWAYMAGMVGTTLMLHALGVAFGRALRGGGARAWAARLAGVAAMGYGAVALAG, encoded by the coding sequence ATGTTCCATCCCCGCCTTCTGCTCGCACCGGCCCTGCTGGCCGCCGCCACGGCCGCCAGCGCCCATACGGGGGCCGGCGTGCACCTGCACGCCGGCGACGGCGCCATGCAGGCCCTGATGGCCGGGCTGTCCCACCCCATCGCGGGCCTGGACCATCTGCTGGCCATGGTGGCGCTGGGTCTGTGGTGCGGGCTGATGCTCAAGCGCCAGTGGCTGCCGCCCGTGGCCTTTGCCGCCTGCATGGCGCTGGGCCTGGCGCTGACGCAGACCCCTTTGGCACTGCCGGCCGTGGAGCCCATGGTGGCCGCCTCGCTGCTGGCCTTCGGCCTGCTGCTGGTGGCCCAGCGCCGCCTGCCCGTGGCCCTGGCCATGGTGCTGGCGGGCGCCTTCGCGCTGTTCCACGGCTTTGCCCATGGCGAGGTCTTCCCGCATGCGCTGGCACCTGCCGTGTTCTGGGCCTACATGGCGGGCATGGTCGGCACCACGCTGATGCTGCATGCGCTGGGCGTGGCCTTCGGCCGGGCCTTGCGCGGCGGCGGCGCGAGGGCCTGGGCCGCGCGCCTGGCCGGCGTGGCCGCCATGGGCTATGGCGCCGTGGCGCTGGCCGGCTGA
- a CDS encoding urease subunit beta: protein MTERTIPGELLAEPGEIVLNAGRPVQAVTVTNTGDRPVQVGSHFHFFEVNEALHFDRAATRGWRLNIAAGTAVRFEPGQERTVELVEISGDRIIFGFNAKVMGPL, encoded by the coding sequence ATGACCGAACGCACCATCCCCGGCGAACTGCTGGCCGAGCCCGGCGAGATCGTCCTCAACGCAGGCCGGCCCGTGCAGGCCGTCACGGTGACCAACACCGGCGACCGGCCCGTGCAGGTGGGCTCGCACTTCCACTTCTTCGAGGTCAACGAGGCCCTGCACTTCGACCGCGCCGCCACGCGCGGCTGGCGGCTGAACATCGCGGCCGGCACGGCCGTGCGCTTCGAGCCCGGGCAGGAGCGCACCGTGGAACTCGTGGAAATCTCCGGCGACCGCATCATCTTCGGCTTCAACGCCAAGGTGATGGGACCTCTCTGA
- the ureC gene encoding urease subunit alpha, whose product MASITRQAYAEMFGPTVGDRLRLADTALVIEIEKDHTIYGEEVKFGGGKVIRDGMGQSQRMAADCADTVITNAVIIDHWGIVKADIAIKNGLIAGIGKAGNPDMQPGVTIVIGPGTEIIAGEGMIVTAGGIDTHIHFICPQQIDEALTSGVTTMIGGGTGPATGTFATTVTPGPWHMERMLQAVDGYPMNIGLLGKGNASQAAPLREQIAAGAIGLKLHEDWGSTPAAIDCCLGVADETDTQVAIHTDTLNEGGFVEATVAAFKGRTIHTYHTEGAGGGHAPDIIKVCGEANVLPSSTNPTRPYTVNTLDEHLDMLMVCHHLDASIAEDIAFAESRIRRETIAAEDILHDLGAFSMISSDSQAMGRVGEVVLRTWQTAHKMKVQRGSLPGDNARHDNFRVKRYVAKYTINPARTHGIAHVVGSVEVGKLADLVLWRPAFFGVKPSLILKGGSIASAAMGDPNASIPTPQPVHYRPMFAGQGSGVAPASLTFVSQAAQQADVAGRYGLRKRTVAVEHCRSVSKRDMVHNDWQPDISVDPETYQVVADGQLLTCEPATELPMAQRYFLF is encoded by the coding sequence ATGGCAAGCATCACGCGCCAGGCCTATGCCGAGATGTTCGGCCCCACCGTGGGCGACCGCCTGCGGCTGGCCGACACGGCCCTGGTCATCGAGATCGAGAAGGACCACACCATCTACGGCGAGGAGGTCAAGTTCGGCGGCGGCAAGGTCATCCGCGACGGCATGGGCCAGAGCCAGCGCATGGCGGCGGACTGCGCCGACACCGTCATCACCAATGCCGTCATCATCGACCACTGGGGCATCGTCAAGGCCGACATCGCCATCAAGAACGGCCTGATCGCAGGCATAGGCAAGGCCGGCAATCCGGACATGCAGCCGGGCGTGACCATCGTCATCGGGCCCGGCACCGAGATCATCGCGGGCGAGGGCATGATCGTCACGGCCGGCGGCATCGACACCCACATTCACTTCATCTGCCCGCAGCAGATCGACGAGGCGCTGACCAGCGGCGTGACCACCATGATCGGCGGCGGCACGGGCCCGGCCACGGGCACCTTCGCCACCACGGTCACGCCCGGCCCCTGGCACATGGAGCGCATGCTGCAGGCCGTGGACGGCTACCCCATGAACATCGGCCTGCTGGGCAAGGGCAACGCCAGCCAGGCCGCGCCGCTGCGCGAGCAGATCGCCGCCGGCGCCATCGGCCTGAAGCTGCACGAGGACTGGGGATCGACGCCCGCCGCCATCGACTGCTGCCTGGGCGTGGCCGACGAGACCGACACCCAGGTCGCCATCCACACCGACACGCTCAACGAGGGCGGCTTCGTGGAAGCCACGGTCGCCGCCTTCAAGGGCCGCACCATCCACACCTACCACACCGAAGGCGCGGGCGGCGGCCATGCACCGGACATCATCAAGGTCTGCGGCGAGGCCAACGTGTTGCCGTCCTCGACCAATCCCACGCGCCCCTACACGGTGAACACGCTGGACGAGCACCTGGACATGCTCATGGTCTGCCACCACCTGGACGCATCGATTGCCGAGGACATCGCCTTCGCCGAAAGCCGCATCCGCCGCGAAACCATCGCGGCCGAGGACATCCTGCACGACCTGGGCGCCTTCTCCATGATCTCCAGCGACAGCCAGGCCATGGGCCGCGTGGGCGAGGTCGTGCTGCGCACCTGGCAGACGGCGCACAAGATGAAGGTCCAGCGCGGCAGCCTGCCGGGCGACAACGCGCGCCACGACAACTTCCGCGTCAAGCGCTACGTGGCCAAGTACACCATCAACCCCGCACGCACCCATGGCATCGCCCATGTCGTGGGCTCGGTGGAAGTGGGCAAGCTGGCGGACCTGGTGCTGTGGCGCCCTGCGTTCTTCGGCGTCAAGCCCAGCCTCATCCTCAAGGGCGGCAGCATCGCCAGCGCCGCCATGGGCGACCCCAACGCCAGCATCCCCACGCCCCAGCCCGTGCACTACCGCCCCATGTTCGCAGGCCAGGGCAGCGGCGTGGCGCCGGCCAGCCTGACCTTCGTCTCGCAGGCCGCGCAGCAGGCCGACGTGGCCGGCCGCTACGGCCTGCGCAAGCGCACCGTGGCGGTGGAGCACTGCCGCAGCGTGAGCAAGCGCGACATGGTGCACAACGACTGGCAGCCCGACATCAGCGTCGATCCCGAGACCTACCAGGTCGTCGCCGACGGCCAGTTGCTGACCTGCGAGCCCGCCACCGAGCTGCCGATGGCGCAGCGGTATTTTCTGTTTTGA
- the ureE gene encoding urease accessory protein UreE translates to MLTVNKHMPQGGGLAAVLVRRAATLELDWDMRQKSRFAATDSTGRDLAVVLARGSVLRGGDVLVAEDGSLVAVRAAPQAVLRVTAATPLGLLRAAYHLGNRHIPVEVTPTHLHLENDPVLHDMLLRLGAQVALVDAPFEPEAGAYGGGHRHGHDASFAEDQALAQSVYALHDHGHAHGHAHHHSHDHSHGHEHGHDHSHDHAHKGCCGHGHGHDHPHG, encoded by the coding sequence ATGCTCACCGTCAACAAACACATGCCCCAGGGCGGGGGCCTTGCCGCCGTGCTGGTCAGGCGCGCCGCCACGCTGGAACTGGACTGGGACATGCGCCAGAAGAGCCGTTTTGCGGCAACAGACTCCACGGGGCGCGATCTGGCCGTGGTGCTGGCGCGCGGCAGCGTGCTGCGCGGCGGCGATGTGCTGGTGGCCGAGGATGGCTCCCTGGTCGCCGTGCGCGCAGCGCCCCAGGCGGTGTTGCGCGTGACGGCGGCCACGCCGCTGGGCCTGCTGCGTGCGGCCTACCACCTGGGCAACCGGCATATCCCGGTGGAGGTCACGCCCACGCACCTGCACCTGGAAAACGACCCCGTGCTGCATGACATGCTTCTGCGCCTGGGCGCGCAGGTGGCCCTGGTGGATGCGCCCTTCGAGCCCGAGGCCGGCGCCTATGGCGGCGGCCACCGCCACGGTCATGACGCCAGCTTTGCCGAGGACCAGGCGCTGGCGCAAAGCGTGTATGCGCTGCATGACCATGGGCACGCACACGGCCACGCCCACCACCATTCCCACGATCATTCCCACGGGCATGAACATGGCCACGACCACAGCCATGACCATGCTCACAAAGGCTGCTGCGGACACGGGCACGGCCACGACCATCCGCATGGCTGA